The genomic segment TCTAGCCAAAAGTCGTACCATTTTTCTTCCGTCGCCTGCGGATCATATTTCGTCGGCATTGATAATTCCTGCATCTAAATCGCTCCTTTTATCCATAATAAAAACGGCTACTCTCGTCCTCATCTAAGGACGAAAGAAGCCGTTGCTCTTCCGCGGTACCACCTTAGTTCACTTCAAATACAAAGTGCCCTCTAGCCCGCGTAACGTGCGGAATCCGGATATCGCTCGCTCGCGCTTACGATACCAGCTCGTGGGGTGACCTTCGTCAGGACAGACTGTCACATCTCTCAGCCGGTGGATGTGTTCTCTCTTACAGTCTGTTGTCTGACTACTCTTCCCGTCAACGCTGTTTCCAAATTATTCTTCCCTTATTTTATCCGAGACGTCCATCGCCCGTCAAGAACTCCTTAACGGTTAAATTCGACTTGTAGTTCTTTAAACGTCAGCTCGACCGCTTCGATCGTCCGTTCGATATCGTCTTCCGAGTGGACGGTCGACAAGAAGAGTCCTTCGAATTGTGACGGTGGAAGGAAGATTCCGCGCGCCGCCATCTTTTGATAGTACGAACGGAACATCTCGAGGTTCGATGTTTTCGCTTGTTCGAAATTCGTCACGGGTTGATCCGTGAAGAAGACACCGAACATCGCGCCGGCGCGGTTCGTCGTCAACGGAATGTTGTATTTCGCAGCAGCCTGTAAATAGCCTTCCGCGAGACGGTTCGCTTTTCGGTCAAATTCTTCATAGTGTTCCGGTTTTAACTGCGTTAATGTCGCGAGGCCTGCCGCCATCGCGAGCGGATTTCCGGACAACGTACCCGCTTGGTAGATTGGACCTTGCGGCGCGATTTGCTCCATGATGTCACGGCGTCCACCGTAAGCACCGACGGGCATACCACCACCGATGACTTTACCGAGACAGGTGATGTCCGGTGTGACACCGAAGTATCCTTGGGCACAGTTGAAACCGACGCGGAACCCCGTCATGACTTCGTCGAAGATCAGCAACGTGCCGTGTGCTTCCGTGATTTCACGAAGTCCTTCGAGGAATCCAGCTGCTGGTGGGACGAAGCCCATGTTCCCTGCTGCCGGTTCAACGATGACACCCGCGATATCGTCGCCATGTTTTTCAAAGGCCGTCCGGACAGCATCCATGTCGTTATAAGGAACCGTCAGCGTCATACTGGCGATTTGTGCCGGCACTCCCGGTGAATCGGGAAGACCAAGCGTCGCAACGCCTGAACCGGCTTTAATCAGCAAGGAATCCCCGTGTCCGTGGTAACAGCCTTCAAATTTCAAGATTTTCGTTTTGCCTGTAAACCCACGCGCGAGACGTAATGCCGCCATCGTTGCTTCCGTCCCCGAGTTGACCATCCGGACGACTTCGACCGACGGGACACGACTGATGACGAGTTCTGCCATCGCCGACTCGATTTCAGTTGGTGTCCCGTAACTCCAACCGCGTGTTGCCTGTTCTTGAATCGCCGCCGTGACGATCGGATCGGCGTGACCTAAAATCATCGGTCCCCACGATAAAACGTAATCGATGTATTCTTTCCCATCGATATCGTATAATTTTGAACCACTTGCCCGTTCGGCAAAGATTGGTGTCATACCAACTGATTTATAGGCACGGACTGGACTGTTCACGCCACCCGGCATGAGTGGTAATGCTCGTTCAAAGGCAGCTTTTGATTTTGAGTTCTGATTGGTTAAGCTCATTTCGATCCCTCCAAGTAACGACAGATGTCTTTCGCGAAATAGGTGATGATTAAATCTGCTCCAGCCCGTTTAAAGCCAAGCATCGTCTCCATGACGATTCGTTCTTCATCAATCCAACCGTTGAGTGCCGCTGCTTTGACCATGGCATATTCCCCTGAGACGTTGTAGGCGACGATTGGTAAATCAATCCGCTCGCGCACGTCCCGAATGATGTCCATGAAGGCAAGCGCTGGTTTAACAATCATGAAGTCTGCCCCTTGTTCTACGTCAGACGTTGCTTCCCGGAATGCTTCGCGGCGGTTCGCCGGATCCATTTGATATCCTTTACGATCGCCTTCACCCGGTGCTGAATTGGCAGCATCTCGGAATGGCCCGTAATAGGCAGAAGCGTACTTAACGCCATAACTCATGACTGGAATATGGCTGAACCCATTCTCATCAAGCCCTTGACGGATTGCAGCGACAAAACCGTCCATCATCGATGATGGTGCAATAATGTCTGCACCGGCACGTGCTTGTGAGACGGCCGTCTGAACGTGCAGTGGGAGTGAGGCGTCATTATCGACTGTACCGTCCGCGACGATGCCGCAATGTCCTGTCGATGTATATTCACAGAGACATGTATCCGCGATGACCGTCAATTGCGGTGCGAGTTTCTTGACGAGACGCGTTGCTTCTTGAACGATTCCGTGATCATGGAATGCCCCTGTGCCTTGTTCATCTTTTAAATGATCATGTGGGACACCAAATAAAATCACCGACTCGATACCGAGTTTTACGATTTCGTTGATTTCTGCTTCGAGATGATCAAGCGATAGGTTGAACACACCAGGCATCGAACTAACTTCCCGCTTAATGTCTTCTCCTTCTGCGATAAACAGTGGATAAATCAAATCTGATTTATGCAAATGATTTTCTCGTACGAGTGAGCGAAGTGAAGCCGTATTTCGTAAACGGCGGTGACGTGCGAATTCTAATGTGTTCATAACAGTTCCTCCTCTAAAATACAGTCAATCAATCCGTCGAGCGTAAACGTCTTCGCGATGCGCAGAGGATACAGCCCTGCTGCTCGCGCTGCTTGTTCCGTGACCGGTCCAATCGCGACATACGTCGCATGCGTTTGAAAAGCTAACGAAGCGAGTGCTTCGACGGCAGATGGACTTTGCAATCCGATAAAAGTTGCGTCTGACAAACGTTCCCGTGGAATCCGTCGAATGTTCGTTTCATACGTCACGACTTCGAGGATGTCAGCTGCGACGAGTTGTTTTAAGCGTTCGAGTGGTTCTTGGCGCGACCGATTCCCACGGGCAAAACAAATCCGTTGGTTCGGCAATAGTTGATGCTGTAACTCGGCGACGAGAACATCACCCGTAAAGGCAGATGGGATGAAGTCAGCGGTTCGCCCCGCTCGTTCGAGGGCTTGTGCCGTTTTTGTCCCAACAACTGCAATTTTCGTTTTTTGTAATCGTGGTAAATCGGCCTTGATTCGTTCGACGCCTGTCGGGCTCGTCACGACCAACCAATCAAGTGCCGGTGGCAATTCGAATGCAACCGGTACCGTCTCGATACTTGGTTCGTGAATGACTTCAATCTGTCGTTCCGCTAAACGTTGTACTTGCTGCGAGTTCGGTGGCCGACTCCCGGTCAGGACAAGCCGCTTATAAGTCATCCGGCAACGATGCGAGAATTTCGCGACCGCCGGCATCGAGTAACCGATCCGCGACGAGTTGACCGAGTTGCATCGGGTCAAGCGAAGTTTCGCGTTCGAGCAAGATTTGTGTCCCATCGACTGAACCGATGAAACCGACGAGTGTCGTCGATAAATCTTCGTTGATCGTCGCAAAACCACCCACCGGGACGTGACAGCTTCCTTCGATCGCGGATAAGAATGACCGCTCGGCAAAGGCCACTTTTTCAGTCATTTGATCATGAATTAAATTTAAAAGATCACGAATCTCTTGATCTTGTTCACGGCATTCGATTGCCAAGATCCCTTGACCGACAGCAGGAATCATCTCGTCCGTTGAAATGTATTCCGATACGATTTCATCTGACCATCCCATTCGTTGCAGACCGGCTGCTGCGAGTAAAATCCCGTCAAACGGCCCTGTCTTCAACTTTTCGAGACGTGTATCGATATTTCCGCGAATCGATTCAATCTTCAAATCCGGACGAAGTTTAAGCAATTGTGAGCCGCGACGTAAACTGCTCGTCCCGACCGTCGCACCTTCAGGAAGTGTCGCAAGTCCGCCTCCTGTTGTTGTGATGAGCGCATCGCGTGCATCGACACGTGCAGGTGTTGATCCGATGATAAGACCTGCTGGAAGTTCTGACGGAAGATCTTTCATGCTATGGACAGCCAAGTCGATTTCTTCATCAAGCATCTGTTGTTCGATTTCCTTGACAAACAATCCTTTCCCGCCGACTTTAGACAATGTCACATCAAGGATGCGGTCCCCTTTAGTGATGATGTTCTTGATTTCGAATTCATATGGAGCACCCGCTTGTTTCAATTGCTCGATGACCCATTTTGTCTGTGTCATCGCTAGTTTCGAACTGCGTGAACCTACTATGATTTTTCGCATGCTAAAATCCCCCTGTACAATAATAAAGGGGCGGCACAAGTCCGCCCCATGCTTTTCTATTGTAACACAATTACAGCTTTGTTCACCGATTCACAGCTTTGCGTGGTTCTGAAGTTTCATCTTGTAACACGACGTCTTCGACCGACGAATCAAACAGTTCTTCATCGAGTGCAAAGGTGTCCATGAACTGTGCAATGCGTTGTTCTGCATCTGGTTTTGCCGCGGCA from the Exiguobacterium oxidotolerans JCM 12280 genome contains:
- a CDS encoding uroporphyrinogen-III synthase, encoding MTYKRLVLTGSRPPNSQQVQRLAERQIEVIHEPSIETVPVAFELPPALDWLVVTSPTGVERIKADLPRLQKTKIAVVGTKTAQALERAGRTADFIPSAFTGDVLVAELQHQLLPNQRICFARGNRSRQEPLERLKQLVAADILEVVTYETNIRRIPRERLSDATFIGLQSPSAVEALASLAFQTHATYVAIGPVTEQAARAAGLYPLRIAKTFTLDGLIDCILEEELL
- the hemB gene encoding porphobilinogen synthase; this translates as MNTLEFARHRRLRNTASLRSLVRENHLHKSDLIYPLFIAEGEDIKREVSSMPGVFNLSLDHLEAEINEIVKLGIESVILFGVPHDHLKDEQGTGAFHDHGIVQEATRLVKKLAPQLTVIADTCLCEYTSTGHCGIVADGTVDNDASLPLHVQTAVSQARAGADIIAPSSMMDGFVAAIRQGLDENGFSHIPVMSYGVKYASAYYGPFRDAANSAPGEGDRKGYQMDPANRREAFREATSDVEQGADFMIVKPALAFMDIIRDVRERIDLPIVAYNVSGEYAMVKAAALNGWIDEERIVMETMLGFKRAGADLIITYFAKDICRYLEGSK
- the hemC gene encoding hydroxymethylbilane synthase; translation: MRKIIVGSRSSKLAMTQTKWVIEQLKQAGAPYEFEIKNIITKGDRILDVTLSKVGGKGLFVKEIEQQMLDEEIDLAVHSMKDLPSELPAGLIIGSTPARVDARDALITTTGGGLATLPEGATVGTSSLRRGSQLLKLRPDLKIESIRGNIDTRLEKLKTGPFDGILLAAAGLQRMGWSDEIVSEYISTDEMIPAVGQGILAIECREQDQEIRDLLNLIHDQMTEKVAFAERSFLSAIEGSCHVPVGGFATINEDLSTTLVGFIGSVDGTQILLERETSLDPMQLGQLVADRLLDAGGREILASLPDDL
- the hemL gene encoding glutamate-1-semialdehyde 2,1-aminomutase — protein: MSLTNQNSKSKAAFERALPLMPGGVNSPVRAYKSVGMTPIFAERASGSKLYDIDGKEYIDYVLSWGPMILGHADPIVTAAIQEQATRGWSYGTPTEIESAMAELVISRVPSVEVVRMVNSGTEATMAALRLARGFTGKTKILKFEGCYHGHGDSLLIKAGSGVATLGLPDSPGVPAQIASMTLTVPYNDMDAVRTAFEKHGDDIAGVIVEPAAGNMGFVPPAAGFLEGLREITEAHGTLLIFDEVMTGFRVGFNCAQGYFGVTPDITCLGKVIGGGMPVGAYGGRRDIMEQIAPQGPIYQAGTLSGNPLAMAAGLATLTQLKPEHYEEFDRKANRLAEGYLQAAAKYNIPLTTNRAGAMFGVFFTDQPVTNFEQAKTSNLEMFRSYYQKMAARGIFLPPSQFEGLFLSTVHSEDDIERTIEAVELTFKELQVEFNR